One part of the Pandoraea faecigallinarum genome encodes these proteins:
- the dps gene encoding DNA starvation/stationary phase protection protein Dps — MALNHTRNTLGEKIRIESVNQLNRGLVNGIDVQRQAKQAHWNVHGPGFIELHLLFDEVYNAAIEWADLCAERLVALGGVADGRAQTVAQKTELPTYKNEFKRGLDHAAALAEALAAYGEIIRGLINDSAEIGDATTSDVFTEISRGVDDHLWKVEAHLRGE, encoded by the coding sequence ATGGCTTTGAATCATACGCGTAACACCCTCGGTGAGAAGATCCGTATCGAATCGGTCAACCAGCTAAATCGCGGGCTGGTCAACGGCATCGACGTGCAGCGCCAGGCGAAGCAGGCGCACTGGAACGTGCATGGCCCGGGATTTATCGAGCTGCACCTTCTGTTCGACGAGGTCTACAACGCTGCCATCGAGTGGGCCGATCTGTGCGCGGAGCGTCTCGTGGCGTTGGGCGGTGTGGCCGATGGCCGAGCGCAGACCGTCGCTCAGAAAACGGAACTGCCGACGTACAAGAACGAGTTCAAGCGCGGTCTCGATCACGCCGCGGCGCTTGCCGAGGCGCTGGCGGCCTACGGCGAAATCATTCGCGGTCTGATCAATGATTCGGCGGAGATCGGCGACGCCACCACGTCCGACGTTTTCACCGAAATCTCGCGCGGTGTCGACGATCACCTGTGGAAGGTCGAAGCGCACCTGCGCGGCGAATAA
- a CDS encoding bifunctional acetate--CoA ligase family protein/GNAT family N-acetyltransferase, which yields MTTRNLSQMFQPKSVAVIGASNRERRVGTTVLQNVVDGGFKGDVYPVNPKYSTLAGLKCYRGIGDLPQAPDLAVICTPPSTVPDLIKALGERGTRAVVVLTSGLAREKDRHGVTLQERMLKNAKPHVLRILGPNCIGLLSPGLGLNASFAHMGARAGKLAFVSQSGALTTAVLDWAGAREIGFSHFVSMGDSADVDFGDMLDYLASDPGTDAILMYMESIRDARKFMSAARAAARNKPVVVIKSGRVPEGAQAAASHTGALAGSDDVYDAAIRRAGMLRVDTTDELFAAVETLARLRPFGGDKLSIMTNGGGAGVMATDALVLEGGKLAHLSDKTREALDAALPRTLGRANPVDIGGDADLERYTATLAALCEDPETAAVLFIQAPTAVMPSLDVANALAALPRPPKNVFTCWLGGDTAERARRVCREAGLPTYDTPENAARAFLEAVNYRRNQALLMETPPSIPPGFAPDVARVRAIVDSAMREGRELLTEPEAKGVLSAYGIPVVETLVADTPELAGQLAAGIGFPVAVKLVSPDITHKSDVGGVVLNIETAEQAVESARQIRKRALAAKPDARVTGYAVQRMANGAEAFELIVGVATDSVFGPVLLFGQGGTAVEVIADRTIGLPPLNLNLARDMVARARVSKLLAGYRNRPAADHEAIYLTLVKLSQLVCDVPEIAELDINPLFADAHGVLALDARIVARAPALPGHGRLSIAPYPQELESTVDAGGKPVRVRPIRPEDEPAYNAFFHTLTPEDVQFRYFGLIKELSHSQMARVTQIDYDRAMTFVATEKDEAGNTRLLGVVQALADPDNTVAEFAVTVSPAAQGRGLGRALMEHIISYSRKRGTGELIGYVLSANTRMLTLARHLGFVDDKEMEAGILHIRLPLQQATQARGTRGD from the coding sequence ATGACCACCCGTAACCTGAGCCAGATGTTCCAGCCGAAATCGGTCGCCGTGATCGGTGCATCCAATCGCGAGCGGCGCGTGGGGACCACTGTGCTTCAGAACGTCGTCGATGGGGGCTTCAAAGGGGACGTCTATCCCGTCAATCCGAAGTATTCGACGCTTGCCGGTCTGAAGTGCTATCGCGGCATCGGCGATCTGCCTCAGGCGCCCGATCTCGCGGTGATCTGCACGCCGCCATCGACGGTGCCCGACCTCATCAAGGCGCTGGGCGAGCGCGGCACCCGGGCGGTCGTGGTGCTGACCTCCGGTCTTGCCCGCGAGAAAGACCGTCACGGCGTGACGTTGCAGGAACGCATGCTCAAGAACGCGAAGCCGCACGTTCTGCGCATTCTCGGGCCGAATTGCATTGGTTTGCTCAGTCCCGGCCTCGGCCTGAATGCGAGCTTCGCGCACATGGGCGCGCGCGCGGGCAAGCTCGCGTTCGTTTCCCAGTCGGGCGCGCTGACGACGGCTGTGCTCGACTGGGCCGGTGCACGCGAAATCGGCTTTTCGCATTTCGTCTCAATGGGCGACAGCGCCGACGTGGACTTCGGCGACATGCTCGACTACCTCGCGAGCGACCCCGGCACGGACGCCATTCTGATGTACATGGAGTCGATTCGCGATGCACGCAAGTTCATGTCCGCGGCCCGGGCGGCCGCGCGCAACAAGCCGGTGGTCGTCATCAAGTCGGGGCGCGTGCCCGAGGGAGCGCAGGCAGCGGCGTCGCATACGGGCGCGCTTGCCGGATCGGACGACGTGTACGACGCCGCGATCCGCCGCGCGGGGATGCTGCGCGTGGACACCACCGACGAACTGTTCGCCGCGGTCGAGACGTTGGCACGCCTGCGTCCGTTTGGCGGCGACAAGCTCTCGATCATGACCAATGGCGGCGGCGCGGGCGTGATGGCCACCGACGCGTTGGTCCTCGAAGGCGGCAAGCTTGCGCATCTGTCCGACAAGACACGTGAGGCGCTTGACGCCGCGTTGCCGAGAACGCTGGGCCGGGCGAATCCGGTGGACATCGGTGGCGACGCCGATCTTGAGCGCTATACGGCAACGCTCGCCGCCTTGTGCGAAGACCCGGAAACGGCGGCGGTGCTGTTCATTCAGGCACCGACGGCCGTCATGCCAAGTCTGGACGTGGCGAACGCGCTGGCAGCCTTGCCTAGGCCGCCGAAGAATGTTTTCACGTGCTGGCTGGGAGGCGACACCGCCGAGCGTGCACGGCGCGTTTGTCGCGAGGCGGGACTGCCCACCTACGACACGCCGGAGAATGCCGCGCGTGCTTTTCTCGAAGCCGTCAATTACCGGCGCAATCAGGCATTGCTGATGGAAACGCCCCCGTCGATCCCGCCGGGGTTCGCGCCCGATGTGGCCCGTGTTCGAGCCATCGTCGACAGCGCCATGCGCGAGGGGCGCGAACTGCTCACCGAGCCGGAGGCGAAGGGCGTGCTCTCGGCGTACGGCATTCCGGTGGTCGAGACACTCGTGGCCGACACGCCCGAACTGGCCGGGCAATTGGCCGCGGGCATCGGCTTTCCCGTCGCCGTCAAATTGGTTTCGCCCGACATCACGCATAAGTCGGATGTCGGAGGGGTCGTGCTGAATATCGAAACCGCGGAGCAGGCGGTCGAGTCGGCGCGTCAGATCCGCAAGCGCGCGCTGGCCGCGAAACCCGATGCCCGCGTGACGGGTTACGCCGTGCAACGAATGGCCAATGGCGCCGAGGCGTTCGAGCTGATCGTCGGCGTGGCGACCGACAGCGTCTTCGGGCCGGTGCTGTTGTTCGGACAGGGCGGCACCGCTGTCGAGGTCATCGCGGATCGCACCATCGGGCTGCCGCCGCTGAACCTGAATCTCGCACGCGACATGGTCGCGCGCGCCCGTGTGTCGAAACTGCTCGCGGGGTATCGCAACCGGCCCGCCGCCGATCATGAGGCCATCTACTTGACGTTGGTGAAGCTCTCGCAACTCGTGTGCGACGTGCCGGAGATCGCCGAACTCGACATCAACCCGCTGTTTGCCGACGCGCATGGCGTACTCGCTCTCGATGCCCGCATCGTGGCGCGCGCACCCGCATTGCCCGGGCATGGCCGCTTGTCGATCGCGCCTTATCCGCAGGAACTCGAGAGCACCGTGGATGCGGGTGGCAAGCCGGTGCGGGTGCGTCCTATCCGTCCGGAAGACGAGCCTGCCTATAACGCTTTTTTCCACACGCTCACGCCGGAAGATGTGCAGTTTCGCTACTTCGGTCTGATCAAGGAGTTGTCGCACTCGCAAATGGCACGGGTCACGCAGATCGACTACGACCGGGCCATGACTTTCGTCGCGACCGAGAAGGACGAGGCGGGCAATACCCGGCTGCTGGGCGTCGTGCAGGCGCTCGCCGATCCGGACAACACCGTGGCGGAGTTCGCTGTCACGGTCAGCCCGGCGGCGCAGGGGCGCGGGCTGGGGCGCGCGCTCATGGAGCACATCATCAGCTACAGCCGAAAGCGGGGCACTGGGGAACTCATCGGCTATGTGCTCTCGGCAAATACGCGTATGCTGACACTCGCCCGGCATCTGGGATTTGTCGACGACAAGGAAATGGAGGCGGGCATTCTTCATATCCGGCTGCCGCTGCAACAGGCGACGCAGGCGCGGGGGACACGCGGGGATTGA